A single Vulpes lagopus strain Blue_001 chromosome 3, ASM1834538v1, whole genome shotgun sequence DNA region contains:
- the LOC121487449 gene encoding LOW QUALITY PROTEIN: tRNA-splicing endonuclease subunit Sen15-like (The sequence of the model RefSeq protein was modified relative to this genomic sequence to represent the inferred CDS: deleted 1 base in 1 codon) has protein sequence MEERSSSEPTPGCSGLGPGEGGGGRRRGAPSWAPEDAWMGTHPKYLEMMELDIGDASQVYRAFLVYLDLMESKSWHEVNCVGLPDLQLICLVGTEIEGEGLQTVVPTSISASLSHNRIREILKASRKLQGDPDLPVSFTLAIVESDSTIVYYKLTDGFMLPDPQNISLRR, from the exons ATGGAGGAGCGCAGCAGCTCGGAGCCCACCCCTGGCTGCAGCGGGctgggcccgggggaggggggggggggc cggcggcgTGGCGCCCCCTCCTGGGCCCCCGAGGACGCCTGGATGGGCACCCACCCAAAGTATTTGGAAATGATGGAATTAGATATAGGAGATGCCAGCCAAGTTTATAGAGCATTCTTGGTTTACCTGGACCTCATGGAGAGTAAAAGTTGGCATGAAGTAAATTGTGTTGGATTACCAGATCTTCAGCTCATCTGCCTTGTCGGTACTGAGATAGAAGGAGAAGGATTACAGACTGTGGTGCCTACATCCATCAGTGCTTCCCTCAGCCATAACAGGATAAGGGAGATCTTGAAGGCATCTCGAAAATTGCAAGGTGACCCAGATTTGCCAGTGTCTTTTACCTTGGCCATAGTGGAGTCCGATTCCACAATAGTCTATTACAAACTTACTGACGGATTTATGCTGCCAGACCCTCAGAATATTTCCCTTAGAAGATGA